Proteins from a genomic interval of Actinoalloteichus hymeniacidonis:
- a CDS encoding AfsR/SARP family transcriptional regulator, whose translation MYFQLLGEVRFWRQGRVCEIGPQQRRLLLAVLLLNANESVHRERLFELLWGDPLPRSATGSLHAHVSRLRSALGIAGGKAMAEGMSLRTVGPGYLMSMEPECIDAHRFEALVGQAKAASAPDAARLYGQALDLWHGEPLSDITNERARLELCVPLEERRLDILTAQIDLEIGLGHWLELVAKLTELLTRFPGRPRFAAQLMILLHRAGRTADALEVFRRLRESMDRDFGLEPPDRLAWLETSILRNDPVLQQNDFVIGGDYWRVTSRSGHRS comes from the coding sequence ATGTATTTCCAGCTGTTAGGCGAAGTTCGATTCTGGCGGCAGGGCCGAGTATGCGAAATCGGTCCACAACAACGTCGCCTCCTGCTCGCAGTCCTGCTGTTGAACGCCAATGAGTCGGTCCATCGGGAACGACTGTTCGAGTTGCTGTGGGGCGATCCGCTACCCCGATCGGCGACCGGCTCATTGCATGCCCATGTGTCGCGACTCCGGTCGGCGCTGGGCATCGCGGGCGGCAAGGCGATGGCCGAGGGGATGAGCCTGCGGACCGTCGGCCCCGGCTACCTGATGTCGATGGAACCGGAATGCATCGACGCACACCGCTTCGAGGCACTGGTAGGACAGGCCAAGGCGGCGTCTGCGCCGGACGCGGCGCGGCTCTACGGGCAGGCGCTCGACCTCTGGCACGGGGAGCCGCTGTCCGACATCACCAACGAGCGGGCCCGCCTCGAATTGTGCGTTCCCCTGGAGGAACGGCGCCTCGATATCCTCACCGCGCAGATCGATCTCGAAATCGGACTGGGTCATTGGCTGGAGTTGGTAGCCAAGCTGACCGAACTACTGACCAGGTTTCCCGGCAGGCCGAGATTCGCCGCGCAGTTGATGATCTTGCTGCACCGGGCGGGTCGCACCGCGGACGCACTCGAGGTATTCCGGCGACTTCGCGAATCCATGGACCGGGATTTCGGTTTGGAGCCTCCTGACCGATTGGCCTGGTTGGAGACCTCGATATTGCGCAACGATCCGGTGTTGCAACAGAACGACTTCGTGATCGGCGGCGACTACTGGCGGGTGACCAGCAGATCAGGGCACCGTTCATAG